The sequence below is a genomic window from Cygnus atratus isolate AKBS03 ecotype Queensland, Australia chromosome 4, CAtr_DNAZoo_HiC_assembly, whole genome shotgun sequence.
GGGACACACACCCTGTTCAGAAATGCAGACTTGGGAGGCGGTTTCCAGAACGTGGCCAGGAGGAGAGCTGAAACCCGAGGCATGCTTCTCACAGCGGACCCAAGCACAACAGAGAGGATGGCTCTGGCATggagctgctcccctgcagcctccaggtAAAACTGATCCTGGACCCGGGTAAAAAGCATGAAACAAGGCTCGGAATCCAGGACAACGTTCTTTATTGCTACCAGAAGGCTTTCATCAGTACAATGGCTCCAATACGATACCTTCCTCAGGGCTGTGGAGAGAGCTTACAATTGGGACAGGTCATTCTGAGAAACAGAAGTGTAACATGTAAAAGAGACAAGCTTTTAAAGGTTTTACTCTTGGTTAGAAGTTACATGAACACAAAACTCAGGGTTAGGGTCTcgggggttttttttttttgttctttttttttttttgtgactgatAATTACACACCTTTCAAACCTCAGGCTGCCCCAGCACTTCACCACACAGTGCTGGGCACATGCTAAGCTTATAAACAcatgggaaaacagaattttttcgGCAGAATTTAAGGTTTACACTTGATTTAGAGAGTCAAGTGTTGGTGAATATCCACACTGAGTGCAACATTTCCTGgtgcaaacaagaaaaaataccGTTTTTGTTGAAGTGATACAAAATCTGTTAACTGCTTTCTGCGTTTGGAAACAGTTACTGCTTAACTGCAAGGTACAGAGCTCGGTGGCTGGCTGCCCTAGTGTTCTTCTAGAGTACATTCACACTCCTGTGGTTATTAAGTGTGGAACAGTTTGCAAGcattgtttttgtgtttttcctaaCCTTTCATTTAAAtccagtttttaaatattatcaCATTTAAACACCAAAGtgctaacaaaacaaaaaaggcctttttctttagaaagaaaaaaagaaacctgtcaTGATAGTACAGAACATCATGCACAAGACttgcaaagaattaaaagagaagcaagcagaaagaagagcaaGGAGCGGATGGAAATCAGATCAGAGAGGTGTTAATTGGCTGGGAAACCTGGGACAACTCTGCACAACTCATGTGAGCTCTTGGACATGGAGAATGGGTTACAATACACAGGAGCAGAAAAACAGTGGAGCTGACAACACTagaaggaaacaattttttgctactttttttgttcagtttttgggtctttttaaattttttatacttttttgtgtttttaagtgCTTAAATAGTGGAACTATAATTAGCcgcacaagaaaaaaaaaattcaaaaaaagggctgggatatttttttctgttttttggcTCCCTTCAGTTCAGCCTGACAAGGTATGGCCCCTTCTCCCCCCACTGAGAACACTACGCCAGGTTCTGCATGGTTTCTAGAGTAGTAGCTATGGCGCAGCGGGTGGTGTGCGCTCACAGCTACATAACAGACACTGGCTGTAAAGGTGGACAAGGGGAAACGTTGCCCTCCTGCCTCGAGACATCAGCGCTACAAACAGAGCCCATGTTTTCAAGAGCCACTACCTCTGGAGCAGTGTCTTCGTTGTAGAGACGCTTGATACCGTCGTAGAAGTCATCCACTTCCATCTCTTCCACTTTGCGCTTGGCAGAGGCTTGCTTGCAACCACTGGGAGCTGGCAGACGCTGGTAGAGCGCGGCTGTAGCTGTGACTGGCACTTCTGGCCTGCCGTTGTCCTTGGAGAAACCTGGCCCTGGGACAGAGGAGGGCTGGCATTTGAACACTCCTCTGTTACAGGTCACCAGGGTGTGCTGGAGGGGACTGTAGACATATACAGAATTGGGCAGCAGAGAAGACTGCAGAGTGGAAAGGTGATGTGCCACAAGCTCCCGGCAGTGGATCAGCTGTGAGCTATCCATCTGGAACGAGACAAGCAAAAACGTTGGCATTGCAGGACCGCTGCCGTGGAGAGGACTGGCGGTGCGTCAGGACCTAGGACTTTCTCCCCGGGATGTTTTTTCCGCGGTGCAGGGAGAGACCACGTGCATCAGGACACGCGGCTCCTGCCTTTGTCACCTACTGGCCACAGTCGAGCCAAACTTTTTGCAGAactgccccagcaccagccccccCATCCAGGAGCACAACCGTCCTCACAGGCGCGTTACTGCAGGCTGGGATCAGCAGCTACGCATCCCAGCCCCGGCTGGCCGTGTCCCTGGAGCACTGAGCGAGATGCAGCCTCTGGGGCGCCCGGTCCCTCCCTGCTGCGACGCCGGGTGCCAGCACCCCTCACCTGTGCCTTCTGGAGCAGCTCGATGATGAGAGCCAGCCAGTCAGGGagcagcttctccagctccagGCTGACGATGGCCAGCGCCAGCATGGAGCCCTTGAACTGCAGCAGCTGGTAACAGGCCatgcagtgcagcagctgcttggtgAGCACCGCCACGTGCTGAGAGGGGCTCAGCTTGCGGAGGATGGTCAGAAGCTGAGGCCTGCTGGACACCGCAACTGCGTGGAActgagagggaaaacaaacacatgagGCCAGGGGGGTCACCGACAGGCAGCCCCCCACGCAAGGTCAGGTCAGACCTCCAGAATGGCAACTGACGCATCTCTGATGCGCGGGGATCCTGCAGATTAACCCTCGAGGCAATTTTCAGATCATGGAAagagcagcagggtgctgaACCCACCAACAGCTTGGTGCAGCCTTTCTGGCAGGGCCTGCCATCCTGCACATCGTCTGTCTGGGGTCTCTGCAAAAGGCCATCCCCCTCCACCCTTCTCGACAACACAGGTTTGGCAGTTCAGCTGTCCCAGACAAAAATCCTCCTCAAGTAAGCCAAGAGGATGAAAATCAACAGAGAACCTCAGGacactttccttccttttatctttCATCCAAGAATTTCATTCTCTGGCCATGTCTCTCTGCAGCAAGCACCGAGCACACCCACTGCCCAGCAGCCGGGCATTCTCCTTGGTTCCCGTCTCTCTCCCTGCCACCTTGCACTTAGCTTTGAGCAAAACCACCGGCAGTAAAGATTTAGGGGCAAGGTTTTCAGGAGCAGTGAGTCATAGTGTGCGGCTCGACATGCCTCAAGGCAGGGTCAGATTTCTGGATGGCAGGCCTGCATTTCAAAAACTGCCCCTGAAGTGGCACAAGTCTCCTCTGAAATTTTCTGgcaaggcttttatttttacttcagaaactACTTATATGGAGGAATTGCAACCACATCCTGAGGTCCTCACTACCCTGCAGGTAAGGTTTTTTTATACAGTCTTGATACAACTTATACTCTCTTGATACAATATTTACACCCATAGACACCAGAGAGAGTGCAAACAGCCCCTTATTTACAATGTGAAGGAAATCCAGTGGCGTTGCCATGTGAAGATCCCAGTTCAGTTTAtccaggataatcttctccattcTGCGAATTTCAGCTGGAGAACAACCACAGAAGCTATCCCGAGCCAACACCTTCAGTACTGGAATCCTCTGCAAAAGCcaacacaaagaagaaaagagagaacccattattattataaaaaaatcacagaaaatgcttCATTCCTGCCCTGGCAAGCGTCAGCTGCCACATGCAAGCAAAGACAGGACTCGAAGAGCATATATTCAGACAATGCTAAGGTACTAAGAACAACCCAAAAAAAGTTACCTCATCTTCCTCAATGGTCTTTGCAgcaaggaagaagcagctgaTTGCAATACAGTTCAAATACTTTGGACGGGCCTACaacacagaagagcagaaaagtcACCCTGTGAGTGTGACACAGAAATGATGCACGCCCTATCTGCATGGACATCCTAAGAAGCAGGGTCCCAGCTGCCTGTGCACCGTGTTTTAGATCAGCAGGCTGACCTCCAGCTGCACCACGGCGGTGGCAAGCCGTGCCGAGCACAAAGCCATGCTCCGTGACGTCAGGCAGGACAGAGATCTGCCAGCCCCGTGATCAGAATTGGCACCCACTGAGGTGCAGCACTGGAGTGGAAAGAGCTCGTTTTTAGGCATTGGAGTAGAAAcgggaaggagaaaagcagaagggcCAGATTATCATCTGGCATAAAACCATGGCCATCCCACCTATCAGCAGAGCattcagtgctgctgggggtcagacacaaaaggaacaaaaaaaaattaaaaagaattttaaaatgctgtctttgtCTATAGGAGTTAAAGcacccatttaaaaaaataaaataaaataccactaATGCTATTTCTTACTGCAGTTCTCAAAACCATGACCCAGGAATTATTGAGAGAGAGCTGGTCCCTTTTACAGTGAGTTGCATTAGGCAAGGTAAGTTGgattttaaggggaaaaagtgatttttttaatacgcatttaaaaaaaaatgtatgggCCTTGATGtaggagaataaaaagaaaaccagcagcGTGCATGGGCTTGTAGGTATTTGTGTAGTCCCTGTGATGGACCAGAGTAAGTGCATGCTCAGAATACAGCGTAACAGCTGGAGGTTTTACTCAGCAGCAATCCGTCCGTGGGCTCCTCCGACAAAGGGCTCCACTTCCAACATCAGTATAAGAATACCCCTGTTCTTAGTGGCTGGGGGCTAGGAAAGGAGAGGCGCTGCTTCTAAACCCTGTTACAGCTGAGCGGGCAGACAGCTGCAGAGCCATGCCCCCACCTCCTACAGCCTGCTGGCAACTGGTCCTCTTCTGTATACCTTATGGGATTCCAAAAGCAAAGGTAAGTGAAAATCCTGCATTGAATGTAAAAATGTAACCTAAACTGTTGCCACGATTAGTTCTTGCTGGGTACATTGTAGTAGACAGAACAGAGATACCTGGTAGTTTAGGAGATCCTGCACATTACTGTCATGAAATCCAGAAGGTTGTTTCAAGGAAGCCACAAGGGAAAGACAGGGGCTTGTTTCCAAATTAAAGATGTTTAATAATATTTAGCCACGGCTACTTAAAGGGACCTTGCTGTGCCTGGAGCTGTGGCTTCCTACCACCATTTGAACTTGAACTTAAATATTTGCAGGGAATCCACTTTTGGGGGATGGTGCATGTGCACGTGTCTGCATGTATGTTCAGGAATCACTGAAAGCGAAGAGAATAAATTCCCTCAGGGCAAGACTGAAACTTGTTCCTCACTACACAGACAGGTTAGAAGGAAATTACCAAGTGAGCATAAAAATTCTACAGCAATAAAGGGCTCCAGGTCAGTgttcaggggaaaaagaagcagatgTCTAGAGCAGGTTCCTACCATCTGGCAAGTTTATTCTTCCCATTAACAGTAAATATGGACCCTCTTTTTCCCAAGTGTGCCCTTTCTAGAATAACTGTGTCTTTTCCCAAAGCACATTAAGCTCCTGTCTCCCATCCTGGTCTCCTACAGGAGCCTCTATCTGCCTCCTTTGCTCCTCACCAAGGGGCGAGTGCTGCTGCGCACAGCTGCAACCACCGCCAGCTGAGGGTTAACTGGTGCTGTGCAGTCATCTACAGTGAATGCCGCTGGGCCCCCAGAGCGGGATGGTAAGAGCCATGGGGCAATTTCAAAGCATGTTCACAGTGACGGGAAGGGACACGTTgttgtaataataaaatcctgcaCGGTAGTgcctggatttaaaaaaaagaaaaaaagagttgagCTACATCAGTGGAATGATGACTTTATGGGAGAAGAAAACGGGCAGGGAGTGTAAAGCCCTGAGCTGTTTGAATAATGCTCACCCAGAAGGAACACAGAACGAGCTGAAAAAACCCTGACAGAACACCTTTCCACATTCCTGCTCACTGCCTGAAGCATGCAGTGAACTCTTACTCATTTGCTCATACTCTTTGTACACTCTTTGGCTGCTgcaaataactgaaagaaaaactgtactCACAGGCATTAACTGTTGGGGGATTTAAAGTATCTTTTTCCCACCTCAGTATTTCAGTAAATCAGCCAATTTAagatcttgaaaataaatacttccatGACTTGTAACTTAAACATTATCAATATTTAATAGTATTTAAAGAGTAGGTTAAGGGATGATGTCATTTGCGTTATACTGAAACAAGTCACGTTGAAATTAAGTACACAGgctgcaaatgtgtttttcagcttATATTTCCTAAGCTGCATTACTTACCTGGTAGTGTTAGTAATGAGATTAGACACGTGCAGATGAGGCTGCAGATTTGCCAAGCGCAGGCTGTAACTGAGCAAATATGGGAAGAGATAAGGCTACCCAAAGTCTGACTTCACAGCTCAAGGCCAGGGGTTTTGGGTTGGCCCATAGTTTGTTCAGTCGTTTGCATAGGTGCAAAACACACCCCCAAGCTCAGCGCTTCCTATTTGTCACCATGGCAGGCTTAGAGCACGACTGGCTGGCAGGCAGAAGAGCAACTGACCCCAGTTGCAGGTATCCCGAATGctaatttttaacctttttttaacagtttccGTGACATCCCAATCTTAAACCAAGCAGCCATGCCCGTTCTCCGCTCAGTACAGCGGTCGGACAGCCTCACTCCCACGGCTGGCACCCACGCTTGTTTCCTCCCTGTCTCCTTCACCTCTGCCCGTGTGAGCTTCAGTTCTCAGTCTGTCGGGCTGGCTGTAGAGCACCTCAGTGTCGAACATCAGCTCTCCCAAAAAGCACTCACCTCTGGCTGCATCTTCTCCCACCTCTTCAGTTTCCTGCACTAGCACGCTTGCCAGGCCCAAACCTGTCCTCATTTCTATGTGCCCTCCAGCTAGTTCACTGCTAGCCAGTGCTCGCAGCAGTTTGAGGTGATCCACATGAGACTAAATACAGTTGAAACGCCAGAGAAACTGAGAGATGGGAGCAGGGACTTTCCCTGACTTATCTGTAGGAGGGGGCACTGGGCCTACGTTTCTGACTGCGGGCTCATGGGCATTTCCTTTAGCTGCATGAGTCAGTTTAGTGTAAGGCAGAGACTCTTCTCTTGTCTTTTAAGGCATAACCTCTGCTCAGACTCTCTGAATAAGCCATCGCTAGCTGTAATTTAGGAGATGGGTACTGTGGGAGGGCAAATTCAACCTTCAAACCAGGTTAAAAGTGAGCATGTAGTTGAAGGGGAAGGGCGTGTCTTTTCTCTTAGGTTAAGATACGCTTACATGATGAGGTGCGTTACATGAAGGAAATGGGCAGaacagaggagaaagggaagagggcCTTGGCAGGTAAAAGCACTGGGTCAGTTCCCCAAGAACTGCGTGTGCTTGTCAATCAGCCTCCAGAAGTGCCTTGTGGCAGCGTGTGCTGTCAGTTTCATAACCCAAAATTTGGTGCCCGGAGTAGTGCAGGCAGCATCCTGTACGTGTGTGAGAAAAAAAGGTTGTGAGAGCAGAGCGGGGAAGCGAGCATTTCCATACAGCCATGCCACTGGGACTGCACACAGAAATAGCTGAGTGGGTATTAGGAATCTATTTCAGTTTATGtctctgcaaatatttaccTTTACCACAGCTAAAAACCTGTCCAAAAGGCTGATGGCCAGGGCGAGCGTTTCTGGATAAAGGTGGAACTGGTATTTGAGCTTGGCCAGCCACTGAATGACCTCATCCCTCTGCTTTGGAGAAATGGCTACATcctgttggagaaaaaaaaaaacaaactattctTAAACACAGGCTGAGCGAGGCAGAGAATACCAAACACTGTACTTCTGCAGGCATTattcagcacagaaacaaaagtgCCTCTTGGAAAGGTGGTGCCCTGAAGCAGCCTGAATTGCTGCTTTGTTCTCACTGTTACCCCCACCCTGAGAAATCTGCCCTGACAACTTTCCTCACAGCAACCTCAGCCATGGCTCAGAAATGTTACTCTGGGGAAAAGAGTAAGGGCATCTTGTAGGTTCTCAAGTACCGAGGGTATTGTGCAGCTCAGCTCTaggacatttctttttttaaacctccTTAGAACCACTCAGATACACAGACAAGCCCAGCTCGAAAAAAAGCAGACATGCCATGGCAGCCGGGCAGGTGCCCAGCTCCTGACAGACAGAAGATGGGAGGGAAATGAGTTGGTGTTTTCGagaggaaatgtttgttttccttcatatCGTGGGGATATTTTTAGCTcagaaactgttaaaaatagaaaaattctAAACAGAGTTCACAAAAGACCTTTAGCGGTCCAGGTAACTGAGGGCTGGGGCAAAGCAGGTACAATTCCAACTAAAAACGGTtgggtttgtggtttttttccttttttggccTAAGTCACCATCATTGATCTTTTTGGACAACAGCTGAATTCCAGCCACAGGCAGACTAGTCACTGATATCAGACCTCTCCGGCTTGTGCTCTGAAATATCTAcagcttctgcagagccttTCAGTTCAGCCGAGCACACGCCTGGTCTTGCTCCAGCTGGGATTATTGGGGGTGATTAGCCAGGATGTGTCCAGAAGCAAGAAGCGAAGCCAAACCAATTTCCAGTGCTACGACAGGGTCCTTATGCTCTCTGCAGCGGTTTGGCTGCTGCCGAGATGGCTTAAAAGAACGAAGCCGAGTGAAACGCCAGGTTACTgtggaaaagaaagtgaagggCTTGCACAAACAGAAATCGCTGCTGGGCCGGGCTGTCGCTGTCCGCCCAGCaatagcaggggggttggaaagCAGCACAGTTTTAGAAGCTGAAACACCCAGCACTGACGCAGAGGAAGTACTTCAGGCCCCATCCTTCACCAAGCTCCCTACCATACGCCTcgcacagctctgctgaagctACTCCCTCGGAGCCCAGAGAACTGTGAAAGCAGAGCactggaggcagagctggagctccAAAAGGACGCCAGCTTCGCACCTTGCTAACACCTTACTGCTTGCAGCACGCCATCCTTACGCTGTGCTTTATTTCCCACTGGTGCCGAGCTCCCCTCCACCACCACATGGGACAGAAGGGGTGAGGGCGGCCGGGCTCAAGCCCTGGAGCTGAATTCCAGGCTCTGGCCGTGTTACTGCTGGGCACAGGCACAGGTCCCACCAACAGGCAGTCACAACAGTTCCCTTGGAAAAATTGAAGTGGTAACGCTGCTACTGTGGCAGTGATCTGGGCTAAAGACACAGGGTTGTGTAATCAAAAGCCGTTTCTTCCAGCTGTACTGGCTGGTCATATTCAGAGATACTACCTCTGCCTGCACAACACGCCTTCAGTGCTCCCTCAGGTGCTCCTGAGGTGAACAAAGTCCTGCCTCGTTTTCTCTTCTGAAGCCCTGACTGTGCGACGGCGTCAGCAGGACTGTGCCCTGCTCCAAACGCCCCCCTGGTCACAGCTGGGACCTCCGGACCCACCTGGCTTACtgtggcttttttaaaaaagcacccGGCACTTGTCAGGGGAGAAGAACGGAGTCCTCGACTCCAAGCAATAACGAGTCTAAAAGCGTGAGTGCAGCTCACGGGCGGAACCCGAGCCCCGCCAGGGGCAGAACTCCTGCTGCCTTGTGCTCAGTCCAGAAACGCTAGCTGGAAGCACACCGGGGCTACAATGAATGCACTGCACAGCAGTAAGGAGTTTATTAAATGCTCTGCTAATAACACCTGATTTTGGGCAGTGGGATCGGGACCTAGAATGTCTCTGGGGAGAAAACAGGCACACCGGTGTGTGAAACACTGGCTGTCCGTGTAGCACAGTTAGCACGTAGCAAAGCGAGGCCTGCACAGGTGAACCTGAGACACTGTCAGGAAAGCAAGGAGTGGTGGCTATGATGAACTTCCCCACCGCTCTATTCATTGcacctatttttaaaaggaaggcGACAAAGCCATACAAAAGGGCGTACAGCCCCAGCCAGGTTTGGACAGTATTGCAGACTTCAAAGGTTTCTAGCAGCTTAAAggattattttggaaatgcagcGGCTGGGTGAATCCAGGAGGTAAGCTCTGTGTGTCTATCGGTGACAAGCCACACCGAAACCATCCCAGCgaacaaaataaacatgatttaaaaacCTCCCTATGACTCCTAAATCACAGCCCTGGCCCAGCAGCTTCACCGGTGAAGCCAGCAAGGGCGGGCTTGGGCCCTTTGTCAGCGAGGGGAGCGGTGCACCGCCACTGCTGCAGCAACAGGACGCTGGCCTGTCTCCCCTACTTGCTAGACAGCTATATCCTATACtacacactatatatatacacacctaTGCGCTACATACACACTACACAACTTACTCCCCTCTTGCTATGAATTTGCTGCAGCGGGGTGAAAATGGCATctcttctgctcctggctggggcagcagagccGTGCCCCTCGCCCCAGCacccggggtgggggggtgtcCATccacctcccctccccgctGGCAGAACCAGGCATCGgcttcagcagctccagcccgtGTACGTCCTGGCTCAgccctgccttccttctgcctgCCAAGGCGAAAGGTTGTGCCTTCTCCTAAAAACAGCATCTGTGAAGCGGGGCAGGAGGCCTCAGATCatcttgctgtgctgctgcccagtCTTCAGTCCTCCCAGGAGCCATCCTTGTGTCTCCTCGCTCTTCGTGGGCACTGAGAGGCCAGAAGGCAAAATTTTGGACTCGGGTGTTAGCTTTAAGTGGTGAGGCCACAACGGAAAGAACAGCAATGTACACCCAGCCCCTGGTAGCAACTGTCCTTtccttgtgaaaaaaaaaaaaggtgtttagCCTAAACCACTGAATAACAGAGCGTCTCTAAGCAAGACACGAAGTtcaaccaaacaacaaacagCCCCACTCGGAGCACCACGGTCCTCGAACGGAACAACTGCAGGGTGAACCCATCCAGGTGCACGCGACAGAGGGAAGGCTTCAAAGCCAAATCTGGCTTCTTAAAAGCTGTCAGGGGgagcaaaggaaaagagctgAGCTCTGAGCTCTGTTGTGCTGTAACACCCAGCCAGCGGGACCTTTCTCTGCTCCGGTATCTACGTGCTAAAGGTGAGGGGGTGGAATTCCTTCCTGCAGAAAGTTGTGGTGAAGCTCAGCCTCCCATCAGCACCATTCCCCGGTTCATTACAGCCCGATTTAAGAGACAGGCAAGGGAATGAGAACTGTTCCCACTGAGTTTCCTAGACAGATGGATCAGTCAGTTTGGATTAACCCAAAGGTGTACATCTGTCATCCTAGCATCATGAGTAAGAAATACAGCAGTGTAAAATTAATTAAGCTGTGAGGTCACTGTTCCTTTAGTTATacaaaatcaaaagcaaaaatgagaCAGGGCTGTGgttgaaagtaaaaaaaagtccCTCTGGGCTGGAAAGCAAAAGTTCCTCTGTTTTGAGGTGCTTTCCGACAGACATCTTCTGCCACTCTCTGCCTCTGGTCATCTCTTTGTCTTGCCACCACAAGTCTGTGTTGTAGATCGTATCTCCAGGGTGGAAGAGCACGACGACCTAATGCAAAAGTTTTAATTAGGGAAAATTAAACGGCGGGGGCCCAGGCCTCAGGACAAGCCCCTCTCCCAGAGCAGCCCGAGCCCGTGCAGGTGCCCAAGAGCTCTCCTCTGGCCAAATATCTCTGCAGCTATTTGCAGAGGCGCCGCTTGGCTCGACCCCAGCAGgaagccagcaggcagctgcacgGCACATGGGGGATTTCAGCGCCGGTttgctctgcagggacaacCCCGTGGCGCACAGGCAGGACTCTTGTGTGCCAAGTGCCCGACGGGGTTGTGCTGAGAGTGAAGAGgcgcagtgctgctgctgcactgccttaaaataatgctttcaaACTGCCCCACGTGATTACAGCCGTTTGCTCACGGCTCTCTCTTcacctgccctgtgctggggacCGACAGTGCCGTATAACGTGGCAGGCTGaatgctcctgcagcaggattCAGCTCTGCTCTTTAACTGTGCTCCCTTCCTCCGGCTCCATCCAGCTTCCCCCTGCTTGGCACCGCCATAAAATAATGACGAGGTTTCCGCAGCTCCTTCCGCTCCTCCACCTGCAAACGCCTCCGGCCCCAGGAGGTCAGCTGGAGCAAGGGATGGACTGCTGCATGCAccgagccctgcctgcaccACCTCAAAACGTGAAAGCTGAGGACCCCAACAGGACCACCAGATGTTGGTGAGGCCTTGGCCATGACGAGAAGCACCCAGAGCTGATCTGCTCCCCACTGACCGACACCCCAGCCTCCTTGTGGCAGGGCCTGCTGCACGCTTGCAGTATGAGACAGGAGGGCCAGAGGTCATGACTCGGGCTCCACTGTGCTTGCACAGCACAAATCAGCTGTAAGAACACCTCAGGACTTCTGGAAAATGcagtctaaaaaaaatattctctctgaACTCAAACATGACTCAATTTTATTGCTGCTTAATCTAAGAAAAACACCTTacctgataattttttttctttactgtctgCTGTCCCAGACAGAGATGTTTTGCTCTTTCCCCTACTTGTTTCTGCCTGTTCCTGCTGTAGGCCCATCTGGGAGCAAGTAGGTGACCTTTATCAGGACTGGGAGGCTTCGGAAAAGGGCAGCAGCAAACATCGCAGCCAAATCGGTACCTATTTGGGTCTCGGGAGCGCCCGTTTGACACCAGTGACCCCCAGCCAGGCCCGCTGGGTCGCTTCCCGCTCGTACCAGCTGGGAATTCGAGGTGCTCTCCTCCTGACCGGCTTCAGAAGTGGTGACCTGCAGGGTGTGCGTAGGGCCCAGTGGGGCAGCAAGGAGCTCAGGCAGCGCAACCTCCCTCATCTGCACGCTAACGCGCACGAACTCCGGGCGGAGCGGTTACTGCGCAGCGTACCAGGAGA
It includes:
- the CCNI gene encoding cyclin-I, with protein sequence MKFSGPLESQRLSLLLETAISREAQMWKAHVPKIQPNQDVAISPKQRDEVIQWLAKLKYQFHLYPETLALAISLLDRFLAVVKARPKYLNCIAISCFFLAAKTIEEDERIPVLKVLARDSFCGCSPAEIRRMEKIILDKLNWDLHMATPLDFLHIFHAVAVSSRPQLLTILRKLSPSQHVAVLTKQLLHCMACYQLLQFKGSMLALAIVSLELEKLLPDWLALIIELLQKAQMDSSQLIHCRELVAHHLSTLQSSLLPNSVYVYSPLQHTLVTCNRGVFKCQPSSVPGPGFSKDNGRPEVPVTATAALYQRLPAPSGCKQASAKRKVEEMEVDDFYDGIKRLYNEDTAPEVVALENMGSVCSADVSRQEGNVSPCPPLQPVSVM